One window of Quercus robur chromosome 5, dhQueRobu3.1, whole genome shotgun sequence genomic DNA carries:
- the LOC126726366 gene encoding protein SRG1-like isoform X2 — translation MASSQPVCLASSSHLVLSIEEELAKDPKITVPERYVRVGQNPPILETPIPIPTIDMKQLVSLETKDLEKKKLHECCKEWGLFQLVNHGVSSSLLEKLNDEIEGFFKLPLEEKMKYKIRPGDVQGYGTVVRSDNQRLDWGDRMYMIINPLHRRKPYLFPELPSSLRETLEAYLLESQRLAMQLFGYLGELLEMEMGEMEELFEDGMQSVRMTYYPPCPQPELVVGLTPHSDAAGITILHQANGVEGFQIKKDGVWIPVNFLPNAFVVNMGDILEILSNGLYNSIEHRANVNPEKERISIAMFFNPKFEAEFGPASSMLNPNNPPLFRRVGMEKYVKDFFSRSLNGRTYLDYMRIKNGEANSAN, via the exons ATGGCATCTTCACAGCCAGTGTGTCTAGCTAGTTCTTCTCATTTAGTCCTGAGCATCGAGGAAGAGCTCGCCAAAGACCCCAAAATCACAGTCCCAGAACGCTATGTTCGCGTTGGTCAAAACCCTCCAATTCTAGAAACCCCTATACCAATCCCCACAATCGACATGAAACAACTTGTTTCCCTAGAAACTAAAGACttggaaaaaaagaagttgCATGAATGTTGCAAAGAATGGGGTCTCTTTCAG TTGGTAAATCATGGAGTTAGTTCTTCACTCTTGGAGAAGCTGAATGATGAGATTGAAGGATTCTTCAAGCTTCCTTTGGAAGAAAAAATGAAGTACAAGATAAGGCCAGGTGACGTTCAAGGCTATGGAACCGTGGTCCGATCCGATAACCAAAGGCTTGACTGGGGTGATAGGATGTATATGATAATAAACCCTCTTCATAGACGAAAGCCTTATCTCTTTCCAGAGCTCCCTTCATCTTTGAG AGAAACTTTGGAGGCTTACTTATTGGAGTCACAAAGACTTGCTATGCAACTTTTTGGTTATTTGGGAGAGCTCCTAGAGATGGAAATGGGAGAGATGGAGGAGTTGTTTGAAGATGGGATGCAATCTGTGAGGATGACCTACTATCCTCCATGCCCACAGCCAGAGCTGGTTGTAGGTCTCACACCTCACTCAGACGCAGCTGGTATCACCATCCTCCACCAAGCTAATGGAGTCGAAGGTtttcaaataaagaaagatgGTGTTTGGATTCCTGTGAATTTCCTCCCAAATGCCTTTGTTGTGAATATGGGAGACATTCTAGAG ATTTTGAGCAATGGTCTCTATAACAGCATTGAGCACAGAGCAAATGTAAATCCAGAGAAAGAAAGGATCTCCATTGCTAtgtttttcaacccaaaatttGAGGCGGAATTTGGGCCAGCAAGTAGTATGTTAAACCCAAATAACCCACCATTATTTAGAAGGGTGGGAATGGAAAAGTATGTCAAGGATTTCTTCTCTCGGAGCCTCAATGGAAGGACATACTTAGACTATATGAGGATCAAAAACGGAGAAGCCAACAGTGCTAATTGA
- the LOC126726363 gene encoding transcription factor GTE12-like isoform X1: MIAFETIVPNKELKVKFSSKRIEGTTGRQSFELGQHLSLGEWNETTVICGGKKLDSKAKSSMPGSNKRGPSDLIECPREKRQRMDRGVSLQCSTILKKLMAHPANWPFKKPVDPVELNIPDYFSIISKPMDLGTIKSKLEKNIYFGAGEFAADVRLTFSNAMLYNPPDNVVHKMAVELERFFESRWKPLEEKWNRESSKLGQGKFSSGRTKETKDTGQNIHNTPPLQNNSLFKSSMSSTEKVRRSCDGRDVELAKTAQKCTQKLSGKEFVKGTDNGSRHSYGSVNAKSPLSPIARKCGRCGSTTCQCSISCNSTHASSSDLSVQRSLDRDHRLCGADASRQAQLAKTTQKCTQKFSGKEIHKGIDNGSRHSCGSVNAKPSLSPITRKCGRCGSITCQCNSCDSTHTSSNDLSVQRSLDRDHRLCGVDTSRQSKSMSVSQISKSDPDSDGAVSALDDENTCLSSQLTAPAIDAASQGGWSAPDFAVQLSPKKALRAALLKSRFAETILKAQHKTLLDHGDKADPLKMQQEKQRLERRQREETARIEAQIREAEAALRRKEEAECKQQREREREAARVALQKMVKTVDFEENMVIQKELEMLFGCSVSSRLLHGSFTRTQLEQLGLFIKDDDDDEEELDFDGEEGEIFS; the protein is encoded by the exons ATGATTGCATTTGAAACCATAGTGCCAAACAAAGAGCTTAAAGTTAAATTCTCCTCCAAAAGAATAGAAGGCACTACTGGGAGGCAATCATTTGAGCTGGGGCAGCATCTCTCACTTGGTGAATGGAATGAAACTACTGTAATTTGCGGTGGAAAGAAGTTGGATTCTAAGGCAAAGTCTTCTATGCCAGGGTCCAATAAGCGTGGACCCTCTGACTTGATAGAGTGTCCAAGGGAGAAGCGGCAAAGGATGGATCGTGGTGTGAGTTTGCAGTGTTCCACCATTCTGAAAAAGCTGATGGCTCATCCAGCTAATTGGCCTTTTAAGAAACCAGTTGATCCTGTGGAATTAAATATTCCAGATTATTTCTCGATTATATCCAAACCCATGGATCTGGGAACAATAAAATCCAAACTGGagaaaaatatctattttggTGCTGGAGAGTTTGCAGCTGATGTTAGACTGACCTTTTCTAATGCGATGCTTTATAATCCTCCTGATAATGTAGTCCATAAGATGGCGGTTGAATTAGAAAGGTTTTTTGAGTCAAGATGGAAACCTTTGGAGGAAAAGTGGAATCGTGAAAGCTCAAAGTTAGGACAAGGAAAATTTTCAAGTGGAAGAACGAAGGAGACTAAGGATACAGGACAAAACATTCATAATACACCTCCTTTGCAAAATAATTCATTGTTTAAGAGCTCCATGTCATCCACTGAAAAGGTCAGAAGGAGCTGTGATGGAAGAGATGTTGAA CTCGCCAAGACGGCCCAGAAGTGCACGCAGAAGTTGTCAGGAAAAGAATTTGTCAAAG GCACTGACAACGGTAGCAGACATTCTTATGGTTCTGTCAATGCCAAGTCTCCATTGAGCCCGATTGCACGCAAATGTGGTAGATGTGGCAGCACTACATGCCAATGCAGCATTTCGTGTAATTCAACCCATGCATCCTCAAGTG ATTTATCTGTCCAAAGATCATTGGACAGAGATCATCGTTTATGTGGTGCTGATGCTTCAAGACAG GCACAGCTTGCCAAGACAACCCAGAAGTGCACACAGAAGTTTTCAGGAAAAGAAATTCACAAAG GCATTGACAATGGTAGCAGACATTCTTGTGGTTCTGTTAATGCCAAACCTTCATTGAGCCCAATCACTCGCAAATGTGGTAGATGTGGCAGCATTACATGCCAATGCAATTCTTGTGATTCAACCCACACATCCTCAAATG ATTTATCTGTCCAAAGATCATTGGACAGAGATCATCGTTTATGTGGTGTTGATACCTCCAGACAG TCAAAAAGCATGTCGGTATCCCAAATTAGTAAGTCAGATCCAGATTCTGATG GGGCTGTAAGTGCTTTGGATGATGAAAATACATGCCTTAGTTCTCAGCTCACAGCTCCCGCCATAGATGCTGCTTCCCAAGGAG GATGGAGTGCTCCAGATTTTGCTGTACAGCTGTCACCAAAGAAGGCTCTCCGTGCAGCACTGTTGAAGAGCCGCTTTGCAGAAACTATTCTGAAAGCCCAACATAAGACACTTCTTGACCAT GGTGACAAAGCTGATCCTTTGAAGATGCAGCAAGAAAAGCAAAGATTGGAAAGGAGACAGCGTGAAG AGACGGCTAGGATTGAAGCCCAAATTAGAGAAGCTGAAGCTGCCTTACGAAGGAAGGAAGAGGCTGAGTGTAAGCAGCAGcgggagagagaaagggaagCTGCTCGAGTTGCCTTGCAGAag atggtaaaaacTGTTGATTTTGAGGAGAATATGGTGATCCAAAAAGAACTTGAGATGTTATTTGGCTGTTCAGTATCATCTCGTCTGCTCCATGGATCTTTCACTCGAACCCAATTAGAACAGTTAGGGTTATTTATCAaagatgacgatgatgatgaagaggaaCTTGATTTTGATGGGGAGGAAGGGGAAATTTTTTCGTGA
- the LOC126726363 gene encoding transcription factor GTE12-like isoform X2, translated as MIAFETIVPNKELKVKFSSKRIEGTTGRQSFELGQHLSLGEWNETTVICGGKKLDSKAKSSMPGSNKRGPSDLIECPREKRQRMDRGVSLQCSTILKKLMAHPANWPFKKPVDPVELNIPDYFSIISKPMDLGTIKSKLEKNIYFGAGEFAADVRLTFSNAMLYNPPDNVVHKMAVELERFFESRWKPLEEKWNRESSKLGQGKFSSGRTKETKDTGQNIHNTPPLQNNSLFKSSMSSTEKVRRSCDGRDVELAKTAQKCTQKLSGKEFVKGTDNGSRHSYGSVNAKSPLSPIARKCGRCGSTTCQCSISCNSTHASSSDLSVQRSLDRDHRLCGVDTSRQSKSMSVSQISKSDPDSDGAVSALDDENTCLSSQLTAPAIDAASQGGWSAPDFAVQLSPKKALRAALLKSRFAETILKAQHKTLLDHGDKADPLKMQQEKQRLERRQREETARIEAQIREAEAALRRKEEAECKQQREREREAARVALQKMVKTVDFEENMVIQKELEMLFGCSVSSRLLHGSFTRTQLEQLGLFIKDDDDDEEELDFDGEEGEIFS; from the exons ATGATTGCATTTGAAACCATAGTGCCAAACAAAGAGCTTAAAGTTAAATTCTCCTCCAAAAGAATAGAAGGCACTACTGGGAGGCAATCATTTGAGCTGGGGCAGCATCTCTCACTTGGTGAATGGAATGAAACTACTGTAATTTGCGGTGGAAAGAAGTTGGATTCTAAGGCAAAGTCTTCTATGCCAGGGTCCAATAAGCGTGGACCCTCTGACTTGATAGAGTGTCCAAGGGAGAAGCGGCAAAGGATGGATCGTGGTGTGAGTTTGCAGTGTTCCACCATTCTGAAAAAGCTGATGGCTCATCCAGCTAATTGGCCTTTTAAGAAACCAGTTGATCCTGTGGAATTAAATATTCCAGATTATTTCTCGATTATATCCAAACCCATGGATCTGGGAACAATAAAATCCAAACTGGagaaaaatatctattttggTGCTGGAGAGTTTGCAGCTGATGTTAGACTGACCTTTTCTAATGCGATGCTTTATAATCCTCCTGATAATGTAGTCCATAAGATGGCGGTTGAATTAGAAAGGTTTTTTGAGTCAAGATGGAAACCTTTGGAGGAAAAGTGGAATCGTGAAAGCTCAAAGTTAGGACAAGGAAAATTTTCAAGTGGAAGAACGAAGGAGACTAAGGATACAGGACAAAACATTCATAATACACCTCCTTTGCAAAATAATTCATTGTTTAAGAGCTCCATGTCATCCACTGAAAAGGTCAGAAGGAGCTGTGATGGAAGAGATGTTGAA CTCGCCAAGACGGCCCAGAAGTGCACGCAGAAGTTGTCAGGAAAAGAATTTGTCAAAG GCACTGACAACGGTAGCAGACATTCTTATGGTTCTGTCAATGCCAAGTCTCCATTGAGCCCGATTGCACGCAAATGTGGTAGATGTGGCAGCACTACATGCCAATGCAGCATTTCGTGTAATTCAACCCATGCATCCTCAAGTG ATTTATCTGTCCAAAGATCATTGGACAGAGATCATCGTTTATGTGGTGTTGATACCTCCAGACAG TCAAAAAGCATGTCGGTATCCCAAATTAGTAAGTCAGATCCAGATTCTGATG GGGCTGTAAGTGCTTTGGATGATGAAAATACATGCCTTAGTTCTCAGCTCACAGCTCCCGCCATAGATGCTGCTTCCCAAGGAG GATGGAGTGCTCCAGATTTTGCTGTACAGCTGTCACCAAAGAAGGCTCTCCGTGCAGCACTGTTGAAGAGCCGCTTTGCAGAAACTATTCTGAAAGCCCAACATAAGACACTTCTTGACCAT GGTGACAAAGCTGATCCTTTGAAGATGCAGCAAGAAAAGCAAAGATTGGAAAGGAGACAGCGTGAAG AGACGGCTAGGATTGAAGCCCAAATTAGAGAAGCTGAAGCTGCCTTACGAAGGAAGGAAGAGGCTGAGTGTAAGCAGCAGcgggagagagaaagggaagCTGCTCGAGTTGCCTTGCAGAag atggtaaaaacTGTTGATTTTGAGGAGAATATGGTGATCCAAAAAGAACTTGAGATGTTATTTGGCTGTTCAGTATCATCTCGTCTGCTCCATGGATCTTTCACTCGAACCCAATTAGAACAGTTAGGGTTATTTATCAaagatgacgatgatgatgaagaggaaCTTGATTTTGATGGGGAGGAAGGGGAAATTTTTTCGTGA
- the LOC126726365 gene encoding eukaryotic translation initiation factor 4E-2-like: MVADETVKPGTLEEQSNTNAAPNPNPNPNPNLRTVEEEEEDELEEGEIAGGEDESKGSSATTAVTHPLEHSWTFWFDNPSAKSKQAAWGSSMRPIYTFSTVEEFWSVYNNIHHPGKLAVGADFYCFKDKIEPKWEDPVCANGGKWTLSFSRGKSDTCWLYTLLAMIGEQFDHGDEICGAVVNVRARQEKISLWTKNATNEAAQVSIGKQWKEFLDYNDNIGFIFHDDAKKLDRAAKNRYNA, encoded by the exons ATGGTGGCAGACGAGACTGTGAAGCCCGGAACCTTGGAGGAACAGAGCAACACCAACGCTGctccaaacccaaacccaaacccaaacccaaacctgAGAACtgtggaggaagaagaagaggatgagCTTGAAGAGGGAGAGATCGCTGGGGGAGAAGATGAGTCCAAGGGATCTTCAGCTACGACAGCTGTGACTCACCCTCTTGAGCATTCTTGGACTTTCTGGTTCGATAACCCATCTGCCAAGTCCAAGCAAGCCGCTTGGGGTAGCTCCATGAGACCCATCTACACCTTCTCTACCGTCGAGGAGTTCTGGAg CGTTTACAACAATATTCATCATCCCGGCAAGTTGGCTGTGGGAGCAGACTTTTATTGTTTTAAGGATAAAATAGAGCCAAAATGGGAGGACCCTGTTTGTGCTAATGGAGGGAAGTGGACTCTAAGCTTTTCTAGAGGGAAATCTGATACCTGTTGGCTATATACA TTGCTAGCAATGATTGGAGAACAATTTGATCATGGAGATGAAATTTGTGGAGCAGTTGTCAATGTCAGAGCTAGGCAGGAAAAAATATCTCTATGGACAAAGAATGCTACAAATGAGGCTGCACAG GTAAGTATTGGGAAACAGTGGAAGGAGTTCCTTGATTACAATGACAACATAGGATTTATATTTcat GATGATGCAAAGAAACTTGACAGAGCTGCTAAGAATCGCTACAACGCATGA
- the LOC126726366 gene encoding protein SRG1-like isoform X1: MASSQPVCLASSSHLVLSIEEELAKDPKITVPERYVRVGQNPPILETPIPIPTIDMKQLVSLETKDLEKKKLHECCKEWGLFQIFLAACIGKDIITFFSSKQPNSCHIVVAQLVNHGVSSSLLEKLNDEIEGFFKLPLEEKMKYKIRPGDVQGYGTVVRSDNQRLDWGDRMYMIINPLHRRKPYLFPELPSSLRETLEAYLLESQRLAMQLFGYLGELLEMEMGEMEELFEDGMQSVRMTYYPPCPQPELVVGLTPHSDAAGITILHQANGVEGFQIKKDGVWIPVNFLPNAFVVNMGDILEILSNGLYNSIEHRANVNPEKERISIAMFFNPKFEAEFGPASSMLNPNNPPLFRRVGMEKYVKDFFSRSLNGRTYLDYMRIKNGEANSAN, encoded by the exons ATGGCATCTTCACAGCCAGTGTGTCTAGCTAGTTCTTCTCATTTAGTCCTGAGCATCGAGGAAGAGCTCGCCAAAGACCCCAAAATCACAGTCCCAGAACGCTATGTTCGCGTTGGTCAAAACCCTCCAATTCTAGAAACCCCTATACCAATCCCCACAATCGACATGAAACAACTTGTTTCCCTAGAAACTAAAGACttggaaaaaaagaagttgCATGAATGTTGCAAAGAATGGGGTCTCTTTCAG ATTTTCTTGGCTGCATGCATTGGAAAAGATATTATCACTTTCTTCTCAAGTAAACAACCTAATAGTTGTCATATTGTTGTTGCGCAGTTGGTAAATCATGGAGTTAGTTCTTCACTCTTGGAGAAGCTGAATGATGAGATTGAAGGATTCTTCAAGCTTCCTTTGGAAGAAAAAATGAAGTACAAGATAAGGCCAGGTGACGTTCAAGGCTATGGAACCGTGGTCCGATCCGATAACCAAAGGCTTGACTGGGGTGATAGGATGTATATGATAATAAACCCTCTTCATAGACGAAAGCCTTATCTCTTTCCAGAGCTCCCTTCATCTTTGAG AGAAACTTTGGAGGCTTACTTATTGGAGTCACAAAGACTTGCTATGCAACTTTTTGGTTATTTGGGAGAGCTCCTAGAGATGGAAATGGGAGAGATGGAGGAGTTGTTTGAAGATGGGATGCAATCTGTGAGGATGACCTACTATCCTCCATGCCCACAGCCAGAGCTGGTTGTAGGTCTCACACCTCACTCAGACGCAGCTGGTATCACCATCCTCCACCAAGCTAATGGAGTCGAAGGTtttcaaataaagaaagatgGTGTTTGGATTCCTGTGAATTTCCTCCCAAATGCCTTTGTTGTGAATATGGGAGACATTCTAGAG ATTTTGAGCAATGGTCTCTATAACAGCATTGAGCACAGAGCAAATGTAAATCCAGAGAAAGAAAGGATCTCCATTGCTAtgtttttcaacccaaaatttGAGGCGGAATTTGGGCCAGCAAGTAGTATGTTAAACCCAAATAACCCACCATTATTTAGAAGGGTGGGAATGGAAAAGTATGTCAAGGATTTCTTCTCTCGGAGCCTCAATGGAAGGACATACTTAGACTATATGAGGATCAAAAACGGAGAAGCCAACAGTGCTAATTGA